Proteins from a genomic interval of Lolium perenne isolate Kyuss_39 chromosome 1, Kyuss_2.0, whole genome shotgun sequence:
- the LOC127327217 gene encoding F-box/FBD/LRR-repeat protein At1g13570, with the protein MEMESAGPSAKREQLAAPDNAPLPVVATGQARNLEPAVAERSQEPPPGAEEDEEESLDHISRLPDHVLGEIISLLTIMEGTRTQILASRWRHLWRAAPLNLDFSSLPASNNMLPSRCALVSAILAAHQGSGRRLCLPARHLQGRADAVDVDAWLRSHALDNLQELEFYFCCAKHCDPELVIEALLPPPASIFRFSSTLRAATISNCYLVDDTVETLRFPHLRKLALMCVKISEVSLHKIISGCPGLECLLLSTISSIRCHRINSATLRTIGIRSSSEQLVIEDAPMLERLLYLEMNMQMQILVISAPKLETLGCIPEKYTDSKIVFGSTVIQGLRIDSLATVVRTVKILSIHMLFFDQDMVIDLMRCFPCLEKLYAEEKSMPWDGNPWHRKNWDLLTSLDFRLKTIVLRCYHGTRLQAHFATFFVQNARMLESMILEVESCDYNGDFFEKQHEMLQMENRASRGARLSFTTGYHHDVSGIMHVDDLDLVDPFACRC; encoded by the exons ATGGAGATGGAATCGGCCGGTCCTAGTGCCAAGAGGGAGCAGCTAGCTGCACCGGACAATGCGCCGCTTCCGGTGGTGGCGACTGGACAAGCGAGAAATCTGGAACCCGCGGTCGCGGAGAGGAGCCAAGAGCCGCCGCCCGGAGcggaggaagatgaagaagaatcGCTGGACCAcatcagccgcctccccgaccACGTTCTCGGTGAGATCATCTCTCTCCTCACCATTATGGAAGGCACCCGCACGCAAATCCTCGCGTcccggtggcgccacctctggcgcgCCGCCCCTCTCAATCTCGATTTCTCTAGCCTCCCCGCCTCCAACAACATGTTGCCGTCGCGATGTGCCCTCGTCAGCGCCATCCTCGCCGCCCACCAGggctccggccgccgcctctgCCTCCCCGCGCGCCACCTCCAGGGCCGAGCCGATGCCGTGGACGTGGACGCCTGGCTCCGGTCCCACGCCCTCGACAATCTCCAGGAGCTCGAGTTCTACTTCTGCTGCGCGAAACATTGCGATCCGGAGCTGGTTATAGAGGCGCTGCTACCGCCGCCGGCGTCCATCTTCCGGTTCTCGTCCACTCTCCGCGCTGCAACCATCAGCAACTGCTACCTCGTGGACGACACGGTCGAAACGCTTCGCTTTCCCCACCTCCGGAAGCTTGCACTCATGTGCGTCAAAATCTCGGAGGTCTCACTGCACAAGATCATCTCGGGTTGTCCTGGCCTGGAGTGCTTGCTGCTTAGTACTATTTCGAGCATCCGTTGTCACCGGATTAACTCTGCTACCCTTAGAACCATTGGCATTCGTTCTAGCTCAGAGCAACTGGTCATCGAGGATGCTCCGATGCTTGAAAGGCTGCTCTATCTTGAAATGAATATGCAAATGCAAATCTTGGTTATCTCCGCGCCTAAACTCGAGACATTGGGCTGTATTCCTGAAAAGTATACGGACTCCAAAATCGTGTTTGGTTCCACGGTTATCCAG GGATTGCGTATCGATAGCTTGGCAACGGTGGTGCGTACCGTGAAGATCTTATCAATCCATATGCTATTTTTCGATCAAGATATGGTTATTGACTTGATGAGATGCTTTCCATGCTTGGAAAAGTTGTATGCGGAGGAG AAAAGTATGCCATGGGATGGAAATCCATGGCATCGTAAAAACTGGGATCTTCTCACATCTCTTGACTTCCGTTTGAAGACAATAGTGCTGAGATGTTACCATGGAACCCGGTTACAAGCTCACTTTGCGACATTCTTCGTGCAGAACGCGAGAATGCTAGAGTCAATGATACTTGaggtcgaatcctgcgattacaaCGGGGACTTTTTTGAGAAACAACATGAGATGCTCCAGATGGAAAATAGGGCATCTAGAGGTGCTCGGCTCTCCTTTACAACAGGCTATCACCATGATGTTTCAGGTATCATGCATGTTGACGATTTGGATTTGGTCGATCCCTTCGCTTGTAGGTGTTGA